In Runella sp. SP2, the genomic window TAAAAAGCACCGCAACGTCGTTTTTGGGGTCGTGAGGTGGGTATAAAATACTGCCCGACATCATATCGTGGCCGCGCGGTTCAAACATCAATCCTTTACGAATCCAATCGAATTCACGAAGAAAGTGCTGGCGTTTTTCGCTCATATTGCGTCCTTCCAATAAAGGACCGCCTCCTGCGACTAAGCGTACAGGGTTGCCGCAGGTGTGGGCATCAATGCAGAAAAAGGTTTTTGAAGACACAGCGTAACAGAAATAGTAGTAAAATATCTAAATGAATGTTTGTGTATGAGACCATCATACGAAGCCATAAAAGTAGCGAAAAAAACACGACCCAAACGGAGGATGAAAAAACTTTAAACCCTGCGCCAAAACTATTCAAATACGATGGCTGTTACTTATCTATTGAAACAAACCAATCTTTAGAACGTATGGCCTACCGCGATTTAAAGCCCAAACAGCTTCTCCAACTCCACACGCTTGGCGAACTGAAAGCTGCGGGCTACCAGCCCAAATCTATTAAGCAAGAATTAAGAGATAACCTTATTGAGAAATTACGGGCCAAAGAATCTGTTTTTCCTGGCATTTGGGGGTACGAGGATACTGTTATCCCCGACGTTGAACGGGCTATTTTGTCGATGCACCACATCAACCTGCTAGGGCTTCGTGGACAGGCTAAAACGCGGATTGCGCGATTGATGGTTAATTTGCTCGATGAATACATTCCTGTAGTAGCAGGCTCAGAACTAAACGACGACCCGTTGCAGCCGCTGTCGCGTTTTGCGCGCGACCTTGTGGATGAGAAAGGCGACCACACGCCGATTGCGTGGGTACATCGTCAGGAGCGGTATGCTGAAAAATTAGCCACACCCGACGTATCGGTAGCCGACCTTATTGGGGACGTTGACCCCATCAAAGCTGCAACGCTCAAATTACCTTATTCGGACGAACGCGTGATTCACTTTGGACTCATTCCGCGCTCGCACCGTTGTATCTTTGTTATCAACGAATTGCCTGATTTACAGGCTCGTATTCAGGTATCATTGTTTAATATTTTGCAGGAGGGTGACATCCAAATTCGCGGCTTCAAACTGCGCCTCCCCCTTGATATTCAGTTTGTTTTCACGGCAAATCCCGAAGATTACACCAACCGTGGAAGCATTGTGACGCCTTTGAAAGACCGTATCGACAGCCAAATTGTGACGCACTATCCGAAAACGCTCGAAATTGGGAAGAAAATTACGGCGCAAGAAGCGGTGGTGAAAACTGAGCAGAAAGGCATGGTGAAAGTCAACGAAATTGTGAAAGACTTGGTAGAGCAAATTGCCTTTGAAGCCCGCGACAGTGAATACGTAGATTCGAAAAGTGGGGTATCGGCACGCTTGACGATTGCGGCTTTTGAAAACTTACTTTCGGCGGCCGAACGTCGGGTGTTACTCAACGGTGAAAAAGAAACCTATGTGCGTATTTCAGACCTTTACGGAGCGGTGCCTGCCATTTGCGGAAAAGTAGAATTGGTCTATGAAGGCGAAGTAGAAGGCCCTGTGATTGTAGCTCAAAACTTGATTGGCAAAGCGATTCGTACGCAGTTTTTGACGTATTTCCCCAATCCCGAATCTCTCAAAAAGAAAAAAGGAGCGAAGAACCCGTTCCAAAAAATACAGCAGTGGTTTGGGGAAAATGAAATGGATATTTTGAGCGAACTCACCAACCGCGAATACGAAGCCCGTTTAAAGACAATCGAAGGATTAGATGATTTGGTGGATGATTTTCACCGTGGTTTGAGTCGGGAAGAAAAGCTATTTATGATGGAGTTTGCCCTGCACGGCATGGCCGAACACTCGCTCATTGGTAAACAGATGTTGGACCGTGGACTGCATTTCAAAGACTTGTTGAGCAGTATGTTCTCTGGACCCGATGAGGACGAAGATAATGACGATGTTTTTTAATACCAACCTCCCGAAAGTTCTAAAACTTTCGGGAGGTTTTTTTTGTGCTCGTGGATTCTCAAATCCTTGTGATGTCTTAGGCTTTTGATTCACGCGGTTTTGAGAAACCGCTGGGTTGGGTATGAGTACCCAACTACACAGGTGATGATGTTTTTTAATACCAACCTCCCGAAAGTTCTAACTTTCGGGAGGTTTTTTTGTGCTCGTGGATTCTCAAATCCACGAAAGAGGTTTCTCAAAACCTCGTGATGGCTTAGAATTTGGTCACAGTACTTACGATGGGGATAATTCCGTTTTCGTAACGCTGTTGAAGGAAACTCTGACGTAAGTACGAAGGCAATTCCTCAATCCACTGTTGATAGGCTTTTAAGCCCATTACTTTGGCCACATAACATTCGTGGATAAAGTTGAGGTACTTCACAATATTGAGTAATGACTGATGAAACTTAGGTATGTCGATGTCGGCTTCCACAAAACGTTCAATTTCGCGCTGGGTACCCGAAATTTTCAACCGACTCATGAGGTCAAAGTAGGTCGTTGGTCCCGTATGTTTAGCGATTTCTTCCCAGTGCGTTGTACCAAATTTGGTGATAATTTTTCCAGTTTTTGAGCGCAATGCTTTTTCTGGGTTGGCTTGTAAACGGCGGCGGTAAGCCCGTAAGCGTAAGTCGCGCGTTGTCTTTAAAAACTGAGCAATGTGCGCTTCGGCTTGTTTCGGCGTTTCGAGCGGTTGGAGCAATGCTGGCTCGGTAGTTTGCGGTAATTGATGATAGGTATAGTGCCCTAGCGGCCCATCGACATAAAATCCAATGGATTCAGGATACCACCCTTTGGCAACGTACCCGTTAATAATTTGCCCCACGACGGCTTCAATCGGCACGTCGATTCCTTGGATGGCTAAAAACGCTTTGGCTCCGTATAAGACACTATAGTAGGCTTGCGGAAACGTCCAGTGAAGGGAGTGCTTTTGATAGTTTTCGTCGGTGTAATTGGCGGCGGTTCTGAGCATATATTCGGCGCTCCATGCGTGCAATAACCATTTTTTTGCCGCACCTACGCGTGCGCCTTCCCGTTTGGGATTGAAGCGTTGAAGGGTACTTAATTGGCGAACCTCTTCTAATGGGGTGGTGTGGCGGATGTAGTAGTCTATACTACGAAAATGGTTCAAGAATACCTGCGCAGGAATGGACTTCTGCCACTCTTCGTGCGTGTTTGTTGGTATATTTTGTTGGTTACTTATCATGGCTTTTTGCATTATTCTAGTAATAGAATCTGTTACAAATAAAACGAAAATGACGTTGTTTTAGTTTGTAAAGTGGTGTCGATAAGCTGAGTTTAAGTGGTTGTATTCCATAAAGTTGTTGACTATTGATAGACAATAACTGTGCCAAAAGGGTATGTCTAATTATGGAATTTTAATTTTGGTATTTTTTTTATTTGAAATGATAAGCACGTTAGAAGCCTGTATCTTTGTAGCCAAAAGTCTCTTTATTTCTCACTAAGCCACTTTTTGTGATGATTTTGTATAAAATGAAAGGGTTTCACTGGAGCATTATGCTCTGTATTTTTTTTGCCGTAGGTTGGGTGGGCTGCTCCGAACAAAGCCAAACGGAGGCTGCTCAGTTTTTTTTGAAAGGAAATCTTAAACTTGAGAAAAGAGAATATGCCGAGGCGATTCGCTACTATGACGAAGCAATTCTAAAGCAAGGTGATATGGCCGATGCCTTCTGTAATCGTGGAATTGCCTACTTGCATATCGGTGAAACGGAAAAGGCATTAGAAGATTTTAACAAAGCCATTGAACTAGATAAAAAACTCGACGAGGCGTATTTTAATCGGGCGGGGGCGTTGGTGGACCGTAAAGAGTTTACGCAGGCCGCCGCAGACCTCGAACAGATTCGTAAGAATTACCAAGACTCCACCAATTATTATCTCCGCTGGGGCGATTTGAAATTTAACCAAGGTTATTACGACCAAGCGTTGGCAGAATATGACCGCGCCGTAGCATTGAAAGCAACCAACGTACAGGCACTGGTCAACCGAGGCGTAGCGTATTTTGAAAAAAAAGACTTTAAATCTGCCCAAGTTGATTTTGAAAAAGCCCTGAAACTTGATTCTCAACAACAACTTGCGTATAATAATTTGGCATTGATTTTTGCGCGGCAAAACCAACTCGACCAAGCCGTGAAAATGGTAGAACGCGCCTTGGACTTCGACCCCGTCAATCCCATTTACCTTAATAATAAAGGCTACATCTTACTTTTACAGAACAAAGCAGAAGAGGCAAAAAAGTTGATTGAACGTGCTTTGGAAAAAGACCCTCAAAACAGCTACGCACATCGTAATTTGGGGTTGTACTGGATGCAAACTGGCAATAAAGTAGAGGCATTGGTTGAATTGAAAAAAGCGTATGACCAAAACCCTTCTACCGACCAAATTCATTTTTGGTTAGGTAAAGCCCAAGCCGATAACAACCAAAAGGACGAAGCCTGTCGTACGTGGCAAAAAGGAGAAGCTATTGGCGATGCGGAAGCAGCCTCTGAGCGGAAGAAAAACTGTCGATAAACGACCTTAACAACTTCCCGAAAGCTCAAACTTTCGGGAAGTTTTACCAATGAAAAATACAATTATAGGAATCCTCTTTGCGATGCTTTGGGCGTCGGCATCGGTGGCAACGAAATTTGGAATTCGGTCGGCCGACCCGCTCATTTTGGCCAATGTTCGGTTTTTGCTGGCAGGCACGCTTATGTTGACTTTTGGATATACCTTCGCCAATAGCGAAAAAACACTCCCACGAGGACGTGAATGGGGGCAATTGGCCATTTTTGCCCTATTCAATACAACGTTATATTTGAGTGCCTTTGTCCTTTCGATGCGCGAAGTATCGGCGGGCATCGGAAGTTTATCCACGGCTACAGGGCCGTTGTTTGTCATTGTGTTATCAGCAATATGGCTACAGCGCCGCCTCAAGTGGAACGAAGCCCTAGGGGTTGTATTGGGCCTTTCGGGTGCAGGGTTGGCTACCTGGCCTTTGCTCCAAAATAGCTTTGCTACGCCGCGCGGGCTTTCTATTCTGATGGCTGGAATCGTGTCGGTATCGGCTGCGAGTGTATATTATGCCCGTATCTCGTGGCGATTACCCAACGTGCTTATCAACGGTTGGCAAGTAATGATGGGGGGAATTATGCTACTGCCTTTTACAATCTATTTTGCCGATTGGCAACATACCCGCTGGGACGCGCAATTTTGGGGAGCAGTAGGCTGGTTGATTGTCCCCGTTTCGGTCATTTCGTTGCAGTTGTGGTTTTATCTCCTTCGCTTAGATGCCGTGAGGGCCTCTATGTGGCTTTTCCTTTGCCCCGTTTTTGGGTTTACGTACTCTTCTTTTTTTCTGGGAGAACCTCTTTCTTGGCATACGTTTGTAGGAACAGCACTCGTTGTGGCAGGGCTGTACGTAGCCCAGCGCATCGGTGCCCGTGCCAAGGGTTTCTCAAAACCCGCTTTTGACGCCGAAAAAGGCGAAAGGATATGAGTATCCTTTCGCACGTGTTGTGGCAAGGGTTTCTCAAAACCCGCTTTTGACGCAGAAAAAGGGAAAGGATATGAGTGCCTTTTCGCACGTGTCACATGTCCCAAGCGATTCCAAACCCCACTGCTGGCCGCGACAAAGGCGTATTTTGCAGCGAAAAGCCAATTCTGGGTTGTGCTAAACGGGTATTATAGACACTGACTGCTCGGCGAATTTTTAACGTAGAAATGATATTGGCCGTCAGCGACACGCCGATGGAAGCAAGGTAAGTAGCCCAAAACGTTCGACGGCTTACGTTGGCTGAGCCACCCTCAATTAAATAATAAATGGTAGGAAGCACCGACACCACCGTACCGACCGTTCGAATGACACGTGCACTTTTAAAATAGTGATTCACTTCGGGGTCGTCGAGTTCGCCAAAAGGGATTTCTAACGAATAATTGCTGCGCAAACGAACCCCGCCGTAATAATACCTGCCGTTGGCGCCTACTACAATCGGTTTGAGGTGCGAAAACTGATACTTTTTGAGTAACGCCGCTGTGCTGTCTATGCGAGAAACTTGGGCTTGAATGGCAAGACTGAGCGTCAGAAAGAGGAAAAGAAGCAGATACTTTGTTTTCACAGCAGAGGTTGTATTTTTGTTGAATTACTAACGTTTTTTCTGTTATAAATGGTAAAGATACTAACGGTGAAAGTTCTCAAATATAGTCTTTATTTATTGATTTGTTGGGGATGTTTAGCACGTGCGGAGGCTCAAAGAACCAAAGCAAAACCTGCTGCAAAGCCCATCACCCTAAAAGTGATGACGTTCAACATTCACCACGGTGAAAATAACGTGGGTAAAACCAACCTGACGCGAGTAGTGGAATTGGTGAAAGAGTACCAACCTGATTTTGTGGCGTTGCAAGAGATAGACAGCGTAGTTCCTCGCTCGGGGAAGTTGAATCAGATGCGGATTTTGTCGCTTCTTTCGGATTATCATTCAGCATTTTCGGCCGCGATTGACTTGCAGGGAGGAAAGTACGGCTTGGGGATTTTGTCAAAACGGCCGATTGAGCACGTTCAAAAATTAAAGTTACCCAATCCAGACTCAACCGAACAGCGCATTTTGATGTGTGCATTGGTACCCTTGTCGGAAGGAAAATCAATTCGCTTTTGCAACACCCACCTCGATCACCAATCGGCCTTGAATCGTGGTTTACAAGCAGCGATTATCAACGAAAACCTCCAAAATAGCATTTATCCCGTGATTTTGGGAGGGGATTTTAACGCTACTGCCGACAATCACACGCTAGAGGCTTTGACCAAATATTGGAACGACGCAGGGGCTAACTCAACCCAAGCCACGTACCCAGGCAATGGAAAACGCATTGACTATTTTTGGACGCACTCCTCAGCTCCTTTTAAAGTCGTAGAATATAAGGTACTGGACGAGCCCACCGCGTCTGATCATTTACCCGTGTTAGTCACTTATTCGTTTGGCAAATGAAAGCACTTCTATTTCGAGTTCCAACCGTGGACGACCGCTCGTTTCGGGTGCAGGTGGACGAAGGGGCGCATTTTTATGAACGACTCCATTTTCACCCCGAATTTCAGTTGACGCTCATTTTGGAAGGAACGGGCACGCTGGTCGTTGGCGACCGCATCGACCGTTTTCAGCCGTTGGATTTGCTGTTGTTGGGTGCCGATGTGCCGCACGTCCTCCTCAGCGACCCTGCCTATTTTGAGCGAAACGCGCAGTTACAAATAAAGGCGTGTACCTTTTTTTTTAGAGAAGAATTTTTCTTGCAGTTTTTTGAAAAAACGCCAGAGTTACGGCACATTCACGCCATCTTACAAGACGCAAGGCGCGGGGTGCGGCTGCGGTTTGGGCAACCTACTGATGTAACAAATCAGTTTGAACAAATAGCCCAAAAACGTTCTTTTGAACAATTTACGGCTTTGCTGACCTTTCTTGATTTTCTAACGTTGTCGCAAGACTACGAGCTTTTGGCGGGGGCATCGTACCGAAAACCGAAGCAGCCCGTGGATCAACAGCGGCTGGAAAATGTCTTCAATTTTATCTTAGGGCACTATGCCGACCCCATCACGCTAGAGGACGTGGCCAATGTCGCTAATTTGACTTCGCCTGCTTTTTGTCGGTTTTTGCGTACCCACACGCGCAAAACATTTTCGGAACTATTGAGCGAAGTCCGCATTGAGCACGCGTGTCGTTTGCTCAAAGACTCCACCAAAAGTGTCAGCGAAATTGCCTTCGAATGTGGGTACAGCAATTTATCCAATTTCAACCGTCAGTTTAAACAAATCACCAAACTGACGCCCCGAGAGTACGTAAAATCGGCGGGAGAATTGGGTCAATGAAGAGTAAGGTAACGCTTCCAGAGGTAGTAGTTGGCGGCCATGATGGCTAGTACTACCAACGGAAAAATGGCAAAAGCCGTATGCTCACCCACAAACGCCCACGAAAGAGCAGCGCAGATGAAATTGAAGGTAAAACCTGCATAAGCCCATTCTTTCACGATGGACGAATAGGTTTGCAATAAGCCTATGACGCCGAGCAGTTTGGCCGACCCGACGATGAGTAGAAGGTACATTGGGTAGCCGAGCATTTTAAAGGCTTCTTGTCCATCTTTTTGTTGGGTAACTCCGCCAATGCCATCCATTGTCATAAACAAAACAAAAATAATTGTAGTGGTCCAGTAGCTGATTTTTAGGGCTTTAGGGCTCATGAGTTGGGGTGTTTAGAAAAGTGAAATATCCAGTGATTGCCAAATTTATCGGTAAGCATTCCGAGCGTTGCTCCCCAAAACGTTTGATGGAGAGGTTGAGTAACTACTCCGTTTTGGGCTAATTTTTCAAAGGCAACTTGTGTTTCGTTGAGCTGCTGAAAATAAATAGAAAGGGTGATTGAATTTCCTCCAACCCGTTTATTCCCAAGCATATCTGAGGCTAAAAGCAAGATTTTGCCTTCTTTTTCCAAGACAGCATGTAAGATTTGGTTTCCAACTTCGGCAGGCATTTGGGCTGACATCGGTGACTCTGCCACGGGTTGTAGCCGTAGTTCTCCCCCCAAGCACTGTTGGTAGTACAGCATGGCTTCGCGACAGTTTCCCTCAAAATTGAGGTAAGGCGTGAGTTGTATCATGTCTCCGAAACTTAGGCGTTTGCAGCAGCTTCCAATTGGGCAATGTCTATTTTTTTCATTCCAAGCAAGGCGTTTAAGACCCGTTGGGCTTGTTGTGGGTCAGGGCTGCCAAGCATTTCACTAAGCTGAGTAGGGACAATTTGCCAAGAAACCCCAAACTTATCTTTGAGCCAGCCGCACTGTTGGGCGTTTGGGTCAGCGTCAGCCGATAATTTTTTCCAGTAGTAGTCGATTTCGTCTTGAGTTTCGCCATTGACGATGAACGAAATAGCTTCACTAAAACTAAACTGCGGGCCGCCGTTGAGCGCTACAAAGGGTTGCCCATTTAGTTCAAAGCCAATGGCGAGTACTTGGTCTCCAGAACGGGTAATACGACCCGTACTAGCGTCGCTAAAAATAGAAGTGTAAAATGCGACAGCTTCTTCGGCATTGCCGTTAAACCAAAGATTAATGGAAAGAGGGGGTGTTTTCATGGGTGTTGTGCGATTAATTGATAATGCAAAAGTATAGACGGAATTTATGAACGAAGCTGTGTAAAAACGACAATCTGAGGGGTTGATTCCGACACAGACGGCTTGTACTTTTGTAAAAAACTTCTACCATGAAACACGTCTCGATTTTAGTGCCTGAAACGGCAGTCTCTGCGGCTATCGTTGACCCAAGGTATATGTTTACGGCCGTCAATGAATTTATCAAAGGCCAAGGACGCCCGCCGCTGTTCAATGTGCAATTGGTGGGTATGACCAAAGAAGTGCGACTCAACGATGGCCTAATTTCGATCCATTGCGACGCCGTTATTAGCGACCTTCCCAAAACCGACCTCATCATTGTGCCTGCCGTTAGCGGGCATATCGAGCACGCCTTAGAGCGAAACCAAGCCTTGGTTCCGTGGATAGTTGACCAATACAAACGCGGGGCTGAGGTGGCAAGCTTATGTTTAGGTGCGTTTTTATTGGCTTCAACGGGGCTGCTAAACGGCAAATCATGCTCAACGCATTGGCTTTTTGCCAACGAATTTCGACGAATGTTCCCCGACGTTACCCTCACTGACGACAAAATAATCGTGGAGCATAAAGGTCTGTATTCGAGCGGTGGGGCACATTCGTATTGGAATTTGCTATTGCATTTGGTGGAAAAATACGCAGGTCGAGAAATGGCGATTTTAGCAGCCAAGTTTTTTGTACTCGATATTGGACTCGATAGCCAATCACCGTTTAGCATTTTTAAGGGTCAAAAAATGCACGAAGATCTTGAAATCAAGAAAGTACAAGACTTTATAGAAACCAATTACCAAGATAAAATTACGGTGGACGACCTTTCGGATACGTTTGGAATTGGCCGCAGGACGTTTGAACGACGGTTTAAAAAAGCCACTAATAACACGGTGGTGGAGTATTTACAACGCGTGAAAATGGAAGTTGCTAAAAAACAGTTTGAACTCACCCGCAAAACGGTCAACGAAGTGATGTACGACGTAGGTTATACGGATACGAAGGCATTTAGAGATGTATTCAGAAAAGTGACGGGACTGTCGCCCATTGATTACAAAAATAAGTATAACAAAGACGCGGCCTGATTTTGACCAAAATAGTATCAGAAAGTATTAATCTAAGCCAAAGCAACGAATGTATAGCTTGTACTTTTGTGTCGTAATTATTGGAACAAGCAAAAAGAAATAGACCAAAAATATGAAACCAAGCTGGATTGGAGTTTACCCCGCCGTCACGACGAAGTTTTTCGAGGACGAAACGTTGGACATCAAGATGTTCACGTACAACATCGACGAACAAATCAAAGCAGGAGTGCACGGAATTATCATCTGTGGGTCGTTAGGAGAAAATAGTACCCTAACCTACGATGAAAAACTAACCCTCTTGACGGCGGCCCGCGAGGTGATTGCTGACCGTGTGCCGTTGGTGATTGGAGTGGCCGAAAATAGCACCCGAGTAGCGGTCAATTTTGTAAAAGAAGCCGAGCAAGCGGGCGCTGATGGCATCATGTTGTTGCCGCCGATGCGCTACCCTTCCGACGACCGCGAGACACTCCATTTCATGCACACCGTCGCCGATGCTACTGACCTTCCGTACATGGTATATAACAACCCCGTGGCGTACAAGACCTTTGTAAGCATTCCGATGTTCAAAGATTTGGCTCAAAATGCGCACTTTGAATCCATGAAGGAGTCAACGGGTGATGTGCGTTATATGACGGATATTATCAACGAATTGGGCGGGCGTTTCAAAATCATGTCGGGAGTAGATGACTTGGCACTTGAAAGCCTTTTGATGGGTGCTGACGGTTGGATTGCTGGATTGGTGGACGCCTTCCCGCGCGAAACGGTCGTGATTTATGAATTAGCCAAACAAGGCCGTATCGCCGAAGCCCGCGAGATTTACCGTTGGTTCTTCCCACTGTTGCACTTAGATGTTTCAACGAAGTTTGTACAAAATATCAAATTGGCCGAAGTAGCTACGGGCTTAGGAACGGAGTATGTTCGTCAGCCACGCTTGCCATTGGTAGGCGAAGAACGCGAGCATGTATTGAAGGTAATCAACGATTCATTAGCAAAACGCCCTGTATTGCCACAGATTTAAGCATTTATACACTTTTACCCTACCCTGAAAGGCAATAATCAGCAATGGTTATTGCCTCTTTTTTCGTAAATCAACGATGCCCTATGTGTTCTATGTGTGTTTATTCTATTTGTGTCCTATGTGTTTTAGAATAAAAGTATTTACCCGTAATTTTCAGCACCTTCCTTCAAACGCTGTTGAATGCGTTTACGGAGGGCATCGGGTGACAGGACTTTGATAATTTCCCCGAATCCTAAAATTTCTTTTTCTAATTCAAAGTTGAGTTGGACAAAAAGCTCAAATACAATCCCTTCTTGTTGACGCTCCAACGTTACTTGCGAACTGTGCAATGGCTTGGTTTCTAAGTAAGGTGCGTGGGCCGCAGCCACCCAAAGCCGCACTCGTCGGGGGCGCTGATTAGGGCTGACCGTCACGCCAATGACGTGCTGATAAAACGCTTCGGGCTGTAGGTGCTCGTTGGCTCGAAAGGGCTTGTCTTCGTCGATACTACATTCAATGATTCGGTCGAGTGCCAAGTGAAGAACTTCGGAAAGGTGGTTTTTGACTCCAACTGCAAACCAACGGTTTTTGTACTCTTTGAGCCACCACACATGAAACGTAAATTGGTTGGCTTCTTTGGCTCGAAACGATTGGTAAGTCATCGAAACCGCCTTCTGCCGCACCACGGCTTGGTACAAGGTCTCCAAAAACGACAACCCCCGTAGGTTTTCATTCTTCTCAAAATCAATGACAGTTTGCTGATGGTGTTTGGCCGCATATACGTGCCCTTCTAGCTTTTGAATAACATCCGTAAGCTGTTGAAAATGCGAAAATCCCTTAAACTGACGCAACACCTCCACGGCTTCGTTCATCCGTTGTAAGTCTAGCTCCGTTAGGGGAATTTGGGTTATACTATAAGTTGGGTCTTCGTAAGTGTAATATTTCTTGTCAACCACCACAATCGGTGCGAAGTACCCCAACTTATCGCTTCTCATCATTTGAAGGTCTGCCTGAATCGTGCGGCGACTGATGCCTTTGTCCATTCCTTCGTACTCATACATGGCTTCGGAGACTTTTTCAATGAGGTCTTCGAGCGTCCATTTGCGGTAGCGGTTACGCAAACAAGCGTCAATGGTCTTGTATCTTATAAGGGCGTTGCGGTTGGCGGGCATGGGATAAACCAGTTTTTTTGAAAATTTCCGAAAATAATTTCAACTACGCAAAAAGACTGCGCAGATGGCATCAACCTTTGTATCGTCAAGTTAATGATAACGAACCTGATGCTGGTGTTCATCGCCACATAGTGCCGCCGAAGTATCGCACGGTATGCTGTCGAAATCACCCTAATTTGACTCTTAAACTGTGGGTCGAGGGTTCGAATCCCTCCTTGGCGCAAGCCATGTAACTCAGCTGGGTAGAGTAACAGACGTAGAAGAAGGCCGCTTCACCAAAAATGGTCACCATCGGGCTAATAAGGGCAAAAAACGCTTCTGTGACGGGCATCAAGCCTATCACAGTTTGGAGAAAGCCAGCAAACGGGACAATGCCGTTTTTCGCGTTTGAGGTTCTTTTTGACGAGCAAACTTGGTTTGACAAACAAGCATTACGCTGTTTGGAAAACCAAGGAAAACCGTTGAAAACAATCCTAAACAAAAAAGACAAAAGCCCGATTCCGCCTTCAAAAAACGAAGTGTTTTTTACCCTGAAGCTAAACTGAAACAGTCATCATTAATGCTTAAAATTATGAAAATTGTTCGCATCAACGCCTACCAAGTAGGGCTAGTTTTTCGGGATGAAACGTACGTAAAAGCGATTACGGAGGGCACACACTGGTTGTCGCCTTTCAAGACCGTGAAAATATACAATACTACTCAGCCTTTCGTAGCGCCTTGCGCGTTAGATATTTTACTGAAAGACAACACGTTGGCAGCTATGCTCGACGTGGTTGAGGTAAAAGACAACGAGATTGTGTTGCAGTACGAGAACGAGCTCTTCAAAACGGTGCTCAAGCCAGGGCGTTATGCGTTTTGGAAAAGCATCATCAACTATCACTACGTTCGGGTGGACTTAAGCAAAGTAGAAATCACCGAGGAGATTGATTTGGCCGCACTTGCTGCCAAAGAGGTACTAACGTATATGCGTACTTACACCGTCGAGCCTTACGAAAAAGGGTTGCTTTTTGTGGATGGTAAGCTGCAAAAGATGTTAGAAGCGGGCACCTATTACTGGTGGCGAAACAACCTATCGGTTTTTGTTTCAAAAGTCGATATGCGTCAGTTACAACTAGAGGTAGCGGGGCAGGAGATTTTGACCAAAGACAAAGCGTCGTTGCGCGTCAACTTTCATGTTCAATACAAAGTCGCTGACGTGATGAAGGTACTTGTGGAGAACAAA contains:
- a CDS encoding GlxA family transcriptional regulator, which codes for MKHVSILVPETAVSAAIVDPRYMFTAVNEFIKGQGRPPLFNVQLVGMTKEVRLNDGLISIHCDAVISDLPKTDLIIVPAVSGHIEHALERNQALVPWIVDQYKRGAEVASLCLGAFLLASTGLLNGKSCSTHWLFANEFRRMFPDVTLTDDKIIVEHKGLYSSGGAHSYWNLLLHLVEKYAGREMAILAAKFFVLDIGLDSQSPFSIFKGQKMHEDLEIKKVQDFIETNYQDKITVDDLSDTFGIGRRTFERRFKKATNNTVVEYLQRVKMEVAKKQFELTRKTVNEVMYDVGYTDTKAFRDVFRKVTGLSPIDYKNKYNKDAA
- a CDS encoding dihydrodipicolinate synthase family protein, encoding MKPSWIGVYPAVTTKFFEDETLDIKMFTYNIDEQIKAGVHGIIICGSLGENSTLTYDEKLTLLTAAREVIADRVPLVIGVAENSTRVAVNFVKEAEQAGADGIMLLPPMRYPSDDRETLHFMHTVADATDLPYMVYNNPVAYKTFVSIPMFKDLAQNAHFESMKESTGDVRYMTDIINELGGRFKIMSGVDDLALESLLMGADGWIAGLVDAFPRETVVIYELAKQGRIAEAREIYRWFFPLLHLDVSTKFVQNIKLAEVATGLGTEYVRQPRLPLVGEEREHVLKVINDSLAKRPVLPQI
- a CDS encoding YafY family protein — encoded protein: MPANRNALIRYKTIDACLRNRYRKWTLEDLIEKVSEAMYEYEGMDKGISRRTIQADLQMMRSDKLGYFAPIVVVDKKYYTYEDPTYSITQIPLTELDLQRMNEAVEVLRQFKGFSHFQQLTDVIQKLEGHVYAAKHHQQTVIDFEKNENLRGLSFLETLYQAVVRQKAVSMTYQSFRAKEANQFTFHVWWLKEYKNRWFAVGVKNHLSEVLHLALDRIIECSIDEDKPFRANEHLQPEAFYQHVIGVTVSPNQRPRRVRLWVAAAHAPYLETKPLHSSQVTLERQQEGIVFELFVQLNFELEKEILGFGEIIKVLSPDALRKRIQQRLKEGAENYG
- a CDS encoding slipin family protein — encoded protein: MKIVRINAYQVGLVFRDETYVKAITEGTHWLSPFKTVKIYNTTQPFVAPCALDILLKDNTLAAMLDVVEVKDNEIVLQYENELFKTVLKPGRYAFWKSIINYHYVRVDLSKVEITEEIDLAALAAKEVLTYMRTYTVEPYEKGLLFVDGKLQKMLEAGTYYWWRNNLSVFVSKVDMRQLQLEVAGQEILTKDKASLRVNFHVQYKVADVMKVLVENKEVDKQLYILMQLALREYIGTLSLDELLEKKEVISEFILAATADKVAKLGFTLVGCGIRDVILPGDMKEIMNQVLVAEKKAQANIIMRREETASMRSLLNTAKLMEENEMLFRLKEMEYVEKIADKINTISIAGGGQVLDQLKQLFGTAK